A genome region from Methanobacterium subterraneum includes the following:
- a CDS encoding ABC transporter permease translates to MNAVKILKDSYHVMAKDMLEFRRNRMQLAALVIMPLIFLVMFGFIFPSGNTQQHMPMGIVNLDHGQGSNEFLAQLELMNQNTSFMDFKNYSSVDEAKTQINQGKIYGAFIIPPGFSENLTSGKSGDFTVYIDNSNPQSATQIQQALSGTVNGLNDMKAQANVLELAKDDNQQVNPQAIIFPYVPHVSTTIPGETNYFNFLAPGLMIMIVMMGVMTGIPEAISKEKELGTFDGMLSAPISQISVIIGKTAALCTRGFIQCIIILGLAMLLFGVTVQGSLILAFFMLLLGIFSFIGLGILAISMSGDQASGTMIVNLLMFPMIFLGGVFYPIQQMPWFMQIISQFIPITYAADAMRKIILLNAGLGDVIYQIIILLGFGVVTMAIAVPLFRRSMTR, encoded by the coding sequence ATGAATGCAGTGAAAATATTAAAGGACAGTTACCATGTGATGGCCAAGGACATGCTGGAATTCAGGCGGAACCGCATGCAACTGGCGGCACTGGTTATCATGCCCTTAATATTCCTGGTGATGTTTGGGTTTATTTTCCCCAGTGGCAACACCCAGCAGCACATGCCCATGGGAATTGTCAACCTGGACCATGGACAGGGAAGCAATGAATTTCTGGCACAACTGGAGTTGATGAACCAGAATACCAGTTTCATGGATTTCAAAAATTATTCCAGTGTGGATGAGGCCAAAACCCAGATCAATCAGGGAAAAATATACGGAGCCTTCATCATACCTCCAGGGTTCTCGGAAAACTTAACCAGTGGAAAATCAGGAGATTTCACGGTTTACATCGATAACAGCAACCCCCAGAGTGCCACTCAGATTCAACAAGCATTATCTGGTACTGTAAATGGCCTAAATGATATGAAAGCCCAGGCTAATGTTTTGGAACTCGCTAAAGATGATAATCAGCAGGTTAATCCTCAAGCAATCATTTTCCCCTATGTGCCACATGTTTCAACCACCATACCTGGAGAGACTAACTACTTCAATTTCCTGGCACCGGGCCTGATGATCATGATCGTGATGATGGGGGTCATGACTGGTATTCCAGAAGCTATTTCCAAGGAAAAGGAACTGGGGACCTTTGATGGGATGTTATCCGCGCCAATCAGCCAAATCTCAGTTATAATAGGGAAAACCGCTGCTCTCTGTACACGTGGGTTCATCCAGTGTATCATAATACTGGGCCTGGCAATGCTCCTATTTGGTGTCACAGTTCAGGGAAGCCTTATACTGGCGTTCTTCATGCTCCTATTGGGAATATTTAGCTTCATAGGTCTGGGGATTCTGGCAATTTCCATGTCTGGAGACCAGGCATCAGGGACCATGATTGTGAACCTATTGATGTTCCCCATGATCTTCCTGGGGGGTGTCTTTTACCCCATCCAGCAAATGCCCTGGTTCATGCAGATCATTTCCCAGTTCATACCCATAACCTATGCTGCCGATGCAATGCGTAAAATAATCCTCCTGAACGCAGGATTAGGGGATGTGATATACCAGATAATAATTCTGCTTGGTTTTGGAGTGGTTACTATGGCCATTGCCGTTCCACTCTTCCGGAGATCCATGACCCGGTAG
- a CDS encoding ABC transporter ATP-binding protein, which translates to MTENAIEINNLTKKFGDFTAVDDLSLTVEEGEIFGFLGPNGAGKSTTIRMLCTLARPTSGSAKVAGFDLIKESDMVRQHIGLVAEKMIMYDRLTAVENLRFFGKLYEIPKPKLEERIDELLELVDMQEWKNTQISKFSTGMKQRINVIRALLPEPEILFMDEPTLGLDPQTTFSIRDITREINQSGMTVILTTHAMTEAEALSDRVAIIDHGKIAALNTPQDLKNMISHGDTTVFGVKIDNLTTGLIGKIKSLEMVTAVSQQDDYNLKVSAQGENALNLIIDTIRSEGGNIVSVTNSNESTLEDVFLAVTGKEMRDQANEKPSYTPHRHGMAPKARVR; encoded by the coding sequence ATGACTGAAAATGCCATTGAAATTAACAATCTCACTAAAAAATTCGGTGATTTCACAGCTGTGGATGATCTGTCATTGACTGTGGAGGAAGGTGAGATATTTGGATTTTTAGGTCCAAATGGTGCAGGTAAAAGTACAACCATCCGAATGCTTTGCACACTGGCCAGGCCCACATCAGGATCTGCTAAAGTGGCAGGATTTGATCTGATTAAAGAATCAGATATGGTCCGCCAGCATATTGGTCTGGTGGCAGAGAAGATGATCATGTACGACCGCCTAACTGCAGTTGAAAATCTTAGATTCTTCGGAAAACTCTACGAAATACCCAAACCGAAACTGGAAGAAAGAATTGATGAATTGCTGGAACTGGTGGATATGCAGGAATGGAAAAACACCCAGATCAGCAAATTTTCAACAGGTATGAAGCAGCGAATCAATGTAATACGGGCACTTCTACCGGAACCAGAGATACTGTTCATGGATGAACCCACCCTGGGATTGGACCCCCAGACCACCTTCTCCATAAGGGACATCACCCGGGAGATCAACCAGAGCGGGATGACCGTTATTTTAACCACCCATGCCATGACTGAAGCAGAAGCACTCAGTGACCGGGTAGCCATTATAGATCACGGTAAAATTGCAGCTTTGAACACACCACAGGACCTTAAAAACATGATATCTCACGGAGACACCACAGTCTTCGGTGTTAAAATTGACAATCTTACCACTGGACTAATTGGGAAAATCAAATCCCTGGAAATGGTCACTGCAGTGTCACAGCAGGATGATTACAATTTAAAGGTAAGTGCCCAGGGAGAAAATGCCCTTAACCTGATCATTGACACCATCCGTAGTGAAGGGGGAAACATCGTCTCAGTCACCAACAGCAATGAATCTACACTGGAAGACGTATTCCTGGCGGTAACCGGTAAAGAAATGCGTGATCAGGCCAATGAAAAACCATCATACACTCCCCACAGGCATGGAATGGCACCAAAAGCGAGGGTAAGGTGA
- a CDS encoding PadR family transcriptional regulator: protein MWDAFKNLHKEFHEKMEQMQRFGGLRILILHVLDENGPGNGVEIMDAIQAHHESCKSHRGHRTPRPSPGSVYPMLKKMVNEDLLIKRADGKYELTEKGNKVINKLYGRFKPHEKMDRGEYSITKALTEIEGYISYLEDIKEEKLAPHEEIIGELSERLKKIKKSLQEK, encoded by the coding sequence ATGTGGGATGCCTTTAAAAATCTTCACAAAGAATTTCATGAAAAAATGGAGCAGATGCAAAGATTTGGGGGTTTAAGAATATTAATACTCCATGTATTGGATGAAAATGGTCCTGGAAATGGAGTAGAGATTATGGATGCCATTCAGGCACACCATGAATCCTGCAAATCACACCGGGGACACAGAACGCCACGACCCTCACCAGGTTCAGTATATCCTATGTTGAAAAAAATGGTCAACGAAGATTTGCTCATAAAACGTGCAGATGGAAAATACGAATTAACTGAAAAGGGAAATAAAGTTATTAACAAGCTTTACGGACGTTTTAAACCTCATGAAAAAATGGATCGTGGAGAATATTCCATTACCAAAGCATTAACAGAAATTGAAGGATATATTTCCTATCTGGAGGATATTAAAGAAGAAAAACTGGCTCCACACGAGGAAATAATAGGCGAATTAAGTGAGAGACTAAAAAAAATCAAAAAATCTCTCCAGGAAAAATAA
- a CDS encoding GNAT family N-acetyltransferase — protein sequence MHLQKMDKNKHDSFKVSELIYEADAETFDFFFGNKRNASEKLGRLVGVGDNHLGYQQIYLVTNDDQEIVGIMVYSSGEKIGKINELKVIFGNFNFLDSLRFIMIEIIDSLFLSKLNEDDFYYAIVAVDENSRGQGIGSFILEEGIKLARKMGCRRAVLDVDIENEGALRLYERFGFRKFKEKSISLLGWKKGAFNMEYLL from the coding sequence ATGCACCTTCAAAAAATGGATAAAAATAAACACGATTCCTTCAAGGTATCTGAACTTATTTACGAAGCCGATGCTGAAACATTTGACTTTTTCTTTGGTAACAAGAGGAATGCTTCGGAGAAATTAGGGAGACTGGTTGGGGTGGGGGATAATCATCTGGGATACCAGCAGATATATTTGGTAACCAACGATGATCAGGAGATTGTGGGGATCATGGTGTACTCCTCTGGAGAGAAGATTGGAAAAATCAATGAATTAAAGGTTATATTCGGCAATTTCAACTTTCTGGACTCTTTAAGGTTCATAATGATCGAGATAATTGACAGTCTTTTTTTATCTAAACTAAATGAGGATGATTTTTACTATGCCATTGTGGCTGTGGATGAAAACTCAAGGGGACAGGGAATAGGTTCTTTTATCCTGGAAGAGGGAATAAAACTGGCCCGGAAAATGGGGTGCAGGCGGGCCGTTCTGGATGTTGATATTGAAAATGAGGGCGCACTCCGGCTTTATGAGCGATTTGGTTTCCGGAAATTCAAAGAAAAAAGTATATCTCTGTTGGGGTGGAAGAAAGGAGCTTTTAACATGGAATATTTACTTTAA
- a CDS encoding DNA-directed DNA polymerase has translation MEIKRMVLLDIDYITRGDKAVVRLFGREKSDGEGNSIIVLDYGFKPYIYVDPHNLEQCHEQLDDLDLVQIEKVEMKDLGKCKEFLKVTFNHPQDVPKLRDKIRDLSQVKEIREHDIPFYRRYLIDKGLFPMAEVEVEVKKASPEICSIPEDIGTSVMELSGQIQPFSSDFPDLKILSLDIEVYNPQGMPNAEDDPIIMISLSSNHGLRKVISTVESPLDFMERVENEKQMLERFVAIIEEENPDILIGYNSDNFDFPYIRDRAAILDVPLTIGTDGSSLKFMKRGFANAALVKGRVHVDLYLIMRRYLQLDRYTLERVYLELFDEEKYDIPGDEIHQYWDDCGSKLEKLCNYSLDDAVAVTKIGEKMIPLTLELTRIVGQPFFDVARMATGQQVEWYLIRKAHEQGEVVPNKPSSSQYSNRRGKRAAGGYVKDPVKGLHENIVYFDFRSLYPSIIISKNVSPDTLVDECNPEDCHISPEGGYMFLKEPAGFVPSIIGNILNERVRLKTLMKESKDDEEKKILNVQQEALKRLANSMYGVYGYSRFRWYRLECADAITAWGRDYIKKTMVKAEKFGFKPVYADTDGFYAVYDENIT, from the coding sequence ATGGAAATTAAAAGAATGGTGCTTCTGGACATTGATTACATCACCAGGGGCGATAAAGCAGTGGTAAGATTATTTGGTAGGGAAAAATCCGATGGAGAAGGGAATTCCATCATCGTGCTTGATTATGGATTCAAACCCTATATTTACGTGGACCCCCACAACCTGGAACAGTGCCATGAACAGTTAGATGATCTGGATCTTGTGCAGATTGAAAAGGTTGAAATGAAAGACTTGGGGAAGTGTAAAGAATTTTTAAAGGTCACCTTTAACCATCCTCAGGATGTTCCAAAACTAAGAGATAAAATAAGGGATTTAAGCCAGGTTAAAGAAATTAGAGAACATGATATTCCATTTTATCGCAGATACCTAATAGATAAAGGATTATTTCCCATGGCAGAGGTGGAAGTAGAGGTGAAAAAAGCCTCCCCTGAAATATGTTCAATCCCTGAAGATATTGGAACCTCGGTTATGGAATTATCCGGCCAAATACAGCCATTTAGCTCTGATTTCCCGGATCTTAAGATTTTAAGCCTGGATATTGAGGTTTACAATCCCCAGGGTATGCCCAATGCTGAAGATGACCCCATTATTATGATCAGCCTCTCTAGTAACCATGGATTGAGGAAGGTAATTTCCACCGTAGAATCCCCCCTGGACTTTATGGAACGAGTGGAAAACGAAAAACAAATGCTAGAGAGATTCGTGGCCATTATAGAAGAGGAAAATCCTGATATCCTCATTGGTTATAACTCTGATAACTTTGATTTCCCCTACATCCGGGATCGTGCCGCCATTTTAGATGTTCCTCTAACCATAGGGACAGATGGTTCAAGTCTTAAATTTATGAAGAGGGGTTTTGCCAATGCCGCACTAGTAAAGGGCAGAGTCCACGTTGATCTTTATCTTATCATGCGCCGTTACCTTCAACTAGATCGTTACACTCTGGAAAGAGTTTATCTGGAGCTTTTCGACGAAGAAAAATATGACATACCAGGGGATGAGATACACCAGTACTGGGATGATTGTGGCTCTAAACTGGAAAAATTATGCAACTATTCCCTGGATGATGCAGTGGCGGTCACCAAGATTGGGGAGAAAATGATCCCCCTGACCCTGGAACTCACCCGTATAGTGGGACAACCATTTTTTGATGTGGCCCGTATGGCCACTGGTCAACAAGTGGAATGGTATCTCATCCGCAAAGCACATGAACAGGGCGAAGTGGTTCCCAACAAGCCTTCCTCCTCACAGTACTCCAACAGAAGAGGTAAAAGAGCAGCCGGAGGTTATGTGAAGGATCCAGTTAAGGGTTTGCATGAGAACATCGTTTACTTCGATTTCCGTAGTTTGTACCCCAGCATCATCATCTCCAAAAACGTCTCCCCTGACACCCTGGTGGATGAATGCAACCCTGAAGATTGCCATATCTCCCCAGAAGGTGGATACATGTTTTTAAAGGAACCAGCTGGATTCGTTCCCTCCATAATCGGCAACATTCTCAATGAGAGAGTGCGTCTTAAGACCCTTATGAAGGAATCAAAAGATGATGAGGAGAAAAAAATCCTAAATGTCCAGCAAGAGGCGTTGAAGCGGCTGGCAAACTCCATGTACGGGGTTTACGGTTACTCCCGTTTCAGGTGGTACCGTCTGGAATGTGCAGATGCCATCACTGCCTGGGGAAGAGATTACATTAAAAAAACCATGGTTAAAGCGGAAAAATTTGGTTTTAAACCAGTTTATGCTGATACTGATGGTTTTTATGCGGTTTATGATGAGAATATAACCTGA
- a CDS encoding nicotinate phosphoribosyltransferase, with product MFHISGEKEILEGEITDVYFNRTLQILKEKEINPWVKAEFVAKSLPEEWAWAVFTGFEEIIHLLMDLPIKVRAMKEGAVFYPHQPVLEIEGYYKDFCIYETAILGLMCQATGIATKAARYKKLAGDRLLMSFGARRMHPAIAPMIERSAFIGGCDGVSVIKGGEIIGEDPLGTIPHALILCIGSTVDSVKAFDEVIDPDVNRVALIDTFNDEKFECLNVAEAMGEKLYAVRFDTPSSRRGDFQHILQEARWELDLRGFGGVKFFVSGGIKEEEIPGLNPLVDAYGIGTSISNAPVVDFSMDIVEVDGTPLAKRGKCSGAKKVLRCQECHEDLILPVNQEMGQCKCGGSYLNLLQPLKDNWNIDYDLPEPGEIRNYVLEQIKHLPDL from the coding sequence ATGTTCCATATATCTGGAGAAAAGGAAATTTTAGAGGGTGAGATCACAGACGTGTACTTCAATAGAACCCTCCAAATATTGAAAGAGAAAGAAATTAACCCATGGGTTAAAGCAGAGTTTGTGGCCAAATCCCTACCTGAAGAATGGGCTTGGGCCGTGTTCACGGGTTTTGAAGAAATTATCCATCTTTTAATGGATCTGCCCATAAAAGTGCGGGCCATGAAGGAGGGTGCGGTTTTTTATCCCCATCAACCAGTTCTGGAGATAGAGGGTTATTATAAAGATTTTTGTATTTATGAGACTGCTATTCTGGGTTTGATGTGCCAGGCTACGGGTATTGCCACCAAAGCAGCCCGCTACAAGAAACTGGCTGGCGATCGCCTGTTGATGAGTTTCGGTGCCCGGAGAATGCATCCAGCCATTGCCCCTATGATTGAAAGAAGTGCCTTCATTGGAGGGTGTGACGGTGTTTCAGTAATTAAGGGTGGGGAGATCATTGGTGAAGATCCTTTGGGTACTATTCCCCATGCCCTGATACTATGCATAGGCTCCACTGTGGACTCGGTGAAGGCTTTTGATGAAGTGATCGACCCGGATGTTAACCGGGTGGCCCTCATTGACACCTTTAATGATGAAAAATTTGAATGCTTAAATGTGGCTGAAGCAATGGGAGAAAAACTTTACGCAGTGCGTTTCGACACACCCTCCTCCCGGCGGGGAGATTTCCAGCACATCCTCCAAGAGGCAAGGTGGGAGCTGGATCTACGGGGATTTGGAGGGGTTAAATTCTTTGTAAGCGGCGGAATTAAGGAAGAAGAAATCCCAGGTCTGAATCCACTGGTGGATGCCTATGGCATTGGAACTTCCATCAGCAATGCCCCTGTGGTGGATTTTTCCATGGACATTGTGGAAGTGGATGGAACGCCCTTGGCTAAAAGAGGTAAGTGTTCCGGGGCTAAAAAAGTTTTAAGGTGCCAGGAATGCCATGAGGATCTTATTTTACCAGTGAACCAAGAAATGGGCCAATGTAAATGTGGTGGAAGCTACTTAAATCTCCTCCAACCACTGAAGGATAATTGGAACATTGATTATGACCTCCCTGAACCTGGTGAAATTAGGAATTATGTGCTAGAACAAATTAAACATCTACCAGATTTATAA
- a CDS encoding cysteine hydrolase family protein, which translates to MKRALLVIDVQEEYVSGKLPVTYPPESLENILLAIDMANANEIPVILVQHTSLASAAETFLKGTPGWELLQEVSGRPYDYLVEKNLPGSFTGTDLESWLRRKNIDTITITGYMSQMCCDTTARQAFHRGFNVEFLSDAIGTLNMGNYAGEVTGEELHRAVLVTQAMRFSKVLDTEDWIDGLR; encoded by the coding sequence ATGAAAAGAGCTTTGCTGGTTATTGATGTGCAGGAAGAATATGTTTCCGGGAAGCTACCGGTAACCTATCCTCCTGAGAGTTTGGAGAACATATTATTGGCCATAGATATGGCTAATGCCAACGAAATTCCAGTTATCCTGGTACAGCACACCTCTCTGGCCAGTGCTGCGGAAACATTTCTCAAGGGAACTCCAGGCTGGGAACTCCTCCAGGAGGTTTCCGGCCGGCCATACGATTATCTGGTGGAGAAGAACCTTCCTGGTAGTTTCACTGGCACTGATCTGGAGAGCTGGCTCCGGAGGAAAAATATTGATACCATCACTATTACTGGTTACATGTCTCAGATGTGCTGTGACACCACTGCCAGGCAGGCCTTCCATCGTGGTTTCAATGTGGAATTTCTGTCTGATGCCATCGGCACCCTAAATATGGGCAACTACGCTGGAGAGGTTACTGGTGAGGAGTTACACAGGGCAGTGCTGGTTACCCAGGCCATGCGTTTCAGTAAGGTATTGGACACTGAGGATTGGATAGATGGTCTGAGATAA
- a CDS encoding cupin domain-containing protein: MDVNVVNFKDKFSKIDELHSYKVIAQMNDYHFKIVKAKRDFIWHSHPETDEVFMVIHGNLQIDLKEKTLYLEEGEMVVIPRGVEHKPLCEEECHVMLIEPTGTVNTGNAGGDLTDDRVEWI; this comes from the coding sequence ATGGATGTTAATGTTGTGAATTTCAAGGATAAATTCTCTAAAATAGATGAATTACATTCTTACAAGGTTATTGCTCAAATGAATGATTATCATTTTAAGATTGTGAAGGCTAAAAGAGATTTTATCTGGCACAGCCATCCGGAGACTGATGAAGTTTTCATGGTTATCCATGGAAACTTACAAATTGACTTGAAAGAAAAAACATTGTATTTGGAGGAAGGAGAAATGGTGGTGATTCCCAGGGGAGTTGAACACAAACCGTTATGTGAAGAAGAATGCCATGTGATGCTGATAGAGCCCACCGGAACGGTTAATACTGGGAATGCAGGTGGAGACCTTACTGATGACAGGGTTGAATGGATATAA
- a CDS encoding GNAT family N-acetyltransferase, which translates to MSIVKFIETNQLNLDLIQPLWEKLNEHHRRQKSDFKDHYANFTFQERNKVLLNKARDGDMLICLAEDEDSGILVGYAVTTISSENVGEIDSIYVEGEYRLQGIGNELMKRSLGWMDKKGVNSRKVVVATSNQEAISFYERYGFRRRSINLEKPLDHLKW; encoded by the coding sequence ATGAGCATTGTAAAATTTATTGAAACCAATCAATTGAATCTAGATTTAATCCAGCCACTGTGGGAAAAACTGAATGAACATCACCGAAGGCAGAAATCCGATTTCAAAGATCACTACGCAAATTTCACTTTCCAGGAGCGCAACAAGGTACTTCTAAACAAAGCCCGGGATGGGGACATGCTTATCTGTCTGGCTGAAGATGAAGATTCTGGAATTCTTGTTGGGTACGCGGTTACAACCATATCTTCGGAAAATGTAGGGGAAATTGATTCAATCTATGTGGAAGGTGAATATCGTTTGCAGGGGATTGGTAATGAGTTAATGAAACGCTCCCTGGGATGGATGGATAAAAAAGGTGTAAATTCCAGGAAAGTGGTAGTGGCAACAAGTAACCAGGAAGCTATTTCTTTTTATGAACGTTATGGATTTCGTAGGAGATCTATAAATCTAGAAAAGCCGTTGGATCATTTGAAGTGGTAA
- a CDS encoding class I SAM-dependent methyltransferase codes for MERKNHHHLLKEKFSQGAEEYDRQRKHVIPCLEDLYQVTSDLANFDTAKPRVLDLGAGTGLLTSYLHKRYPEGDFILLDLSEEMLNIARTRFENLPYFHYVVADYLEHELEGEFDIVVSSLSIHHLENHDKRFLYDKVYQHLNSGGVFINADQVMGPSPANEKEYYRNWLEKIEMGSLSESEKNTILDRMKLDKPASLADNLKWLKEIGFVDVDVYYKYYNFVVLYGKRIRS; via the coding sequence TTGGAAAGAAAAAATCATCATCATTTACTGAAAGAAAAGTTCAGTCAGGGCGCCGAAGAATACGACCGACAACGAAAACATGTGATTCCCTGCCTGGAAGATCTTTACCAAGTCACATCTGACCTGGCCAATTTTGACACTGCAAAACCCAGAGTACTTGATCTTGGTGCTGGAACTGGACTTTTAACATCTTACCTCCATAAAAGGTACCCTGAGGGAGATTTCATCCTCCTTGATTTGTCAGAAGAGATGTTGAACATTGCCAGGACCCGATTCGAAAATCTTCCCTATTTCCATTACGTGGTTGCGGACTACTTAGAACACGAATTGGAAGGGGAGTTTGACATTGTGGTTTCATCCCTGTCCATTCACCACTTGGAAAACCATGACAAGAGGTTTCTGTATGACAAAGTCTACCAGCACCTGAATTCAGGGGGTGTATTCATCAACGCCGACCAGGTTATGGGACCTTCTCCTGCCAATGAGAAGGAATACTATCGAAACTGGCTGGAAAAAATAGAAATGGGTTCTTTATCTGAATCCGAAAAAAATACCATACTTGACAGGATGAAGCTGGATAAACCAGCATCACTGGCAGATAATTTAAAATGGCTCAAAGAAATTGGTTTTGTTGATGTGGATGTTTATTATAAATACTACAATTTCGTTGTTCTCTATGGGAAACGGATTAGATCATGA
- a CDS encoding 4Fe-4S double cluster binding domain-containing protein produces MDLNQKLRKVALEEGADFYGVADLALARDFIQDQGGEEVASYPRAISLGIRILDSIVDQLPNRQERAVAVNYRHQGYDIINRRLDLLASRLSSLIQDEGYCALPIPASERYDDERICAVLSHKLAAHLAGHGWIGKSCLLITPKVGPRVRWITILTDAPLTVTGSPMNEHCGDCTECVDICPVSAFTNTPFHPDDPREVRYHAAKCEKYLGEGEEWAVCGLCVYICPHGRNKGK; encoded by the coding sequence ATGGATTTAAACCAAAAACTTAGAAAAGTAGCCCTTGAAGAAGGAGCTGATTTTTATGGTGTGGCGGATCTTGCGCTGGCAAGGGATTTCATCCAGGATCAGGGCGGGGAGGAGGTTGCCTCTTACCCCCGGGCCATTTCACTGGGGATTAGGATCTTGGACAGTATTGTGGACCAGCTCCCCAATCGCCAGGAACGGGCAGTGGCGGTTAATTACCGCCATCAGGGTTATGATATTATCAACCGACGTCTTGATCTATTAGCATCACGTTTAAGCAGCCTTATCCAGGATGAAGGGTACTGTGCTTTACCCATACCTGCATCGGAACGATATGATGATGAACGGATCTGCGCGGTTCTTTCTCATAAACTGGCTGCCCACCTGGCTGGACACGGTTGGATTGGGAAAAGCTGCCTCTTGATCACTCCTAAAGTAGGGCCACGTGTACGTTGGATAACCATACTCACTGATGCCCCCCTCACAGTCACTGGAAGCCCGATGAATGAACACTGCGGGGATTGCACAGAATGTGTGGATATCTGTCCGGTTTCTGCGTTCACCAACACCCCTTTTCATCCTGATGACCCTCGGGAAGTTCGTTACCATGCTGCAAAGTGTGAAAAATACTTGGGCGAAGGTGAAGAATGGGCAGTTTGTGGATTGTGTGTCTACATATGCCCCCATGGGCGAAATAAAGGAAAATAG
- a CDS encoding winged helix-turn-helix transcriptional regulator gives MSPQGKNHEYICSVEAAINEIGGKWKSLVLCSLKDGTLRFSEINHKLPDISQRMLTKTLRELEKDRIISRKVYPEVPPKVEYSLTSKGESVIPILDSLCEWGKKYGASEENWEE, from the coding sequence ATGTCCCCCCAGGGAAAAAATCACGAATACATATGTTCAGTAGAAGCCGCCATTAATGAAATAGGTGGAAAATGGAAATCATTAGTGTTATGCTCCTTAAAAGACGGTACACTGAGGTTTAGTGAAATTAATCATAAATTACCAGATATAAGTCAGCGAATGTTGACAAAAACCCTGCGTGAGTTGGAAAAAGACAGGATTATCAGTAGAAAGGTCTATCCAGAAGTACCCCCCAAGGTTGAATATTCACTGACCTCTAAAGGAGAGTCTGTTATCCCTATTCTGGATTCCCTGTGCGAGTGGGGTAAAAAATATGGTGCAAGTGAGGAAAACTGGGAAGAATAA
- a CDS encoding phosphatase PAP2 family protein — protein MAINSPEKLELKLFDFKNQKKLMLIFCTTILWVGALIAHFTPGFDYWLVGSFNSLRANYIYADFWYYYTKYMLYVVGFPLIIIYIASFKIQKLKPYRLVFMLAIMTSAIGNPIVDPMLKDLIALPRPQVAHLDLNSLYYVSGFSFPSGHAFQSFAITLPLIICFLTNDATFKRNWKKIVLALILLIYALTLAFSRVIAGVHYLSDILFGIGFALILMVILASLLQWLLDKNYLNLENEKWYATIVITITLINYIFIR, from the coding sequence ATGGCTATTAACAGCCCTGAAAAGTTAGAACTCAAATTGTTTGACTTTAAAAACCAAAAAAAATTGATGTTAATTTTTTGTACCACTATTTTATGGGTTGGTGCACTCATTGCCCATTTTACTCCTGGTTTTGACTACTGGCTGGTGGGCAGTTTCAATTCCCTGCGGGCTAATTACATCTACGCAGATTTCTGGTATTATTACACCAAATATATGCTTTATGTAGTTGGATTTCCACTCATAATCATTTATATAGCTTCATTTAAAATTCAAAAATTAAAGCCATATCGTTTGGTATTTATGTTGGCTATTATGACCTCTGCAATTGGAAATCCCATTGTGGATCCTATGTTAAAGGATTTAATTGCTCTTCCACGACCCCAGGTAGCCCATCTGGATCTTAACAGTTTATACTATGTTAGTGGGTTTTCCTTCCCTTCGGGACATGCTTTCCAGTCATTTGCAATAACCTTACCCCTTATAATCTGTTTCTTGACCAATGATGCAACATTTAAAAGAAACTGGAAAAAGATAGTTTTAGCGTTGATTCTTCTGATTTATGCCCTAACACTGGCTTTCAGCAGAGTTATCGCTGGAGTGCATTACCTATCTGATATTTTATTCGGAATTGGATTTGCATTAATTTTAATGGTAATTTTAGCCAGCTTACTGCAATGGTTACTGGATAAAAACTATTTGAACCTTGAAAATGAGAAATGGTATGCTACGATCGTCATAACCATTACCCTCATCAATTATATTTTCATTCGTTAA